From Rhodopseudomonas palustris, a single genomic window includes:
- a CDS encoding crotonase/enoyl-CoA hydratase family protein: MPSQDTVRIERDGPVTIVTIDRPERRNAVDGATAKKLYDAFLAFDADETASVAVFTGAGGTFCAGADLKAVAAGDAEKKREIAGHNTLAPMGPSRLRLSKPVIAAVEGFAVAGGLELALWADMRVVAEDATFGVYCRRFGVPLIDLGTIRLPRLIGHSQAMDLILTGRPVAADEAHRIGLANRLVPRGEALPRAVELAKQIAQFPQTCLRADRLSALQQWDLPEEDAIMNEMRGGLKVIQSGETLSGATRFAQGEGRHGAFTS; encoded by the coding sequence ATGCCCAGCCAGGACACCGTCCGGATCGAGCGCGACGGTCCAGTCACCATCGTGACGATCGATCGCCCCGAACGCCGTAACGCCGTCGACGGCGCCACCGCCAAGAAGCTGTACGACGCCTTCCTGGCGTTCGATGCCGACGAGACCGCCTCGGTGGCGGTGTTCACTGGTGCCGGCGGCACGTTCTGCGCCGGGGCCGATCTGAAAGCGGTGGCGGCGGGCGATGCCGAAAAGAAGCGCGAGATCGCCGGCCACAACACGCTGGCGCCGATGGGCCCGAGCCGGCTGCGGCTGTCCAAGCCGGTGATCGCCGCGGTCGAAGGCTTCGCGGTGGCCGGCGGGCTCGAACTGGCGCTGTGGGCGGATATGCGCGTGGTCGCTGAAGACGCCACCTTCGGGGTTTACTGCCGCCGCTTCGGCGTGCCGCTGATCGATCTCGGCACCATCCGGCTGCCGCGGCTGATCGGCCATTCGCAGGCGATGGATCTGATTCTCACCGGCCGTCCGGTGGCGGCCGACGAAGCGCACCGTATCGGACTTGCCAACCGTCTGGTGCCGCGCGGCGAGGCGCTGCCGCGCGCGGTCGAGCTCGCCAAACAGATCGCGCAGTTCCCGCAGACCTGCCTGCGCGCCGACCGGCTGTCGGCTCTGCAGCAATGGGATCTGCCGGAAGAGGACGCGATCATGAACGAGATGCGCGGCGGGCTGAAAGTGATCCAGTCCGGCGAAACCCTGTCCGGCGCGACCCGCTTCGCGCAAGGCGAAGGGCGGCACGGAGCGTTCACGTCCTGA
- a CDS encoding 1-phosphofructokinase, whose product MADIVTLTPNPAIDLSTSVERLVPSRKLRCAAQKRDPGGGGINVARVVRRFGGDVEAIFPAGGFTGKLLKLLLDEESVPSRIVEAVAETREDFSVSENATGEQYRFVLPGLPLAEHEWRGMLDTLAATSPAPKIVIGSGSLPPGVPVDFYAQAAAVAKQLGAKFFLDTSGKPLTAALAQGVTLIKPNLREMQELAGRPLGCEKEWVDAARAHISAGQVEIVALSLGHLGALLVTKDQALRSPALPVTPVSTVGAGDSFLGAIAYRLAQGGSIADAFRLGLAAGSATLTVHGTQLCGPDEVERLYAQVIIEPI is encoded by the coding sequence ATGGCCGACATCGTCACCCTCACGCCCAATCCTGCGATCGACCTGTCGACGTCGGTCGAGCGTCTGGTGCCGAGCCGCAAGCTGCGCTGCGCCGCGCAAAAGCGCGATCCCGGCGGGGGCGGCATCAACGTCGCGCGGGTGGTGAGGCGGTTCGGCGGTGACGTCGAGGCGATCTTCCCGGCCGGCGGCTTCACCGGCAAGCTGCTCAAGCTGCTGCTCGACGAGGAGAGCGTCCCGAGCCGCATCGTCGAAGCGGTGGCGGAGACGCGCGAGGATTTCTCGGTCAGCGAAAACGCCACCGGCGAACAATACCGCTTCGTGCTGCCCGGCCTGCCGCTCGCCGAGCACGAATGGCGCGGCATGCTCGACACCTTGGCGGCGACCTCGCCGGCGCCGAAGATCGTGATCGGCAGCGGCAGCCTGCCGCCGGGCGTCCCGGTCGATTTCTACGCGCAGGCCGCCGCGGTGGCGAAGCAGCTCGGCGCCAAATTCTTCCTCGACACGTCCGGCAAGCCGCTGACCGCGGCGCTTGCCCAGGGCGTCACGCTGATCAAGCCGAACCTGCGCGAGATGCAGGAACTCGCCGGCCGCCCGCTGGGCTGCGAGAAGGAATGGGTCGACGCCGCGCGGGCGCATATCAGCGCCGGTCAGGTCGAGATCGTGGCACTGTCGCTCGGCCATCTCGGCGCGCTGCTGGTCACCAAGGACCAGGCACTGCGATCGCCGGCACTGCCGGTGACCCCGGTGTCGACGGTCGGGGCCGGTGACAGTTTCCTCGGCGCGATTGCGTATCGGCTGGCCCAAGGCGGCTCGATTGCGGATGCGTTCCGGCTCGGCCTTGCGGCAGGCTCGGCCACTCTGACGGTCCACGGCACGCAATTGTGCGGCCCGGATGAGGTCGAGCGGCTTTACGCCCAGGTGATCATCGAGCCGATCTGA
- the glgA gene encoding glycogen synthase GlgA: MTTLAVLSVASELFPLIKTGGLADVAGALPAALRANDIAVTSLLPGYPAVLGGIEDPQQVHSFNELFGGTARLLAARCGDLDLFVLDAPHLYVRPGNPYVGPDGKDWPDNGLRFAALAQVGAAIGQGLLPHYKPDVLHAHDWQTGLLPAYLKYSGRPGPKTVFTIHNLAFQGRFPYELLARLGLPERAFGLDGIEYYGGIGYLKAGLQLADRITTVSPTYAAEIQGSEAGMGLDGLLRLRSNRLSGILNGVDTDVWNPANDALISATYDVESIAARTRNKKVLQARFGLKPEPGALLYGVISRLSWQKGLDLLLEALPQLIGGGAQLALLGSGDAELEQAYAAAARKYPGQVGAVIGYDEGLAHQVQAGADALLVPSRFEPCGLTQLCALRYGAVPVVARVGGLADTVVDANEMATATGVATGVQFAPVTTDALIKAFGKTRALFADVVAWRNLQINGMTTDVSWKNPAQHYAKLYRDLVAER, encoded by the coding sequence ATGACCACACTGGCGGTTCTCTCTGTTGCGTCGGAACTGTTTCCGCTGATTAAGACCGGCGGGCTCGCCGATGTGGCGGGCGCGTTGCCGGCCGCCCTGCGGGCCAACGACATCGCCGTCACCTCGCTGCTGCCGGGCTATCCGGCGGTGCTCGGCGGTATCGAGGATCCGCAGCAGGTCCATAGCTTCAACGAATTGTTCGGCGGCACCGCACGGCTGCTGGCGGCGCGCTGCGGCGATCTCGATCTGTTCGTGCTCGACGCGCCGCATCTCTATGTCCGGCCCGGAAATCCCTATGTCGGCCCGGACGGCAAGGATTGGCCCGACAACGGCCTGCGTTTTGCGGCGCTGGCGCAGGTCGGCGCCGCGATCGGCCAGGGCCTATTGCCGCACTACAAGCCGGACGTCCTGCATGCCCATGATTGGCAGACCGGTCTGTTGCCGGCCTATCTGAAATACAGCGGCCGGCCGGGACCGAAGACCGTCTTCACCATCCACAATCTGGCGTTCCAGGGGCGGTTTCCCTACGAGCTGCTCGCCAGGCTGGGCCTGCCGGAGCGCGCCTTCGGGCTCGACGGCATCGAGTATTACGGCGGCATCGGCTATCTCAAGGCCGGCCTGCAGCTTGCCGACCGCATCACCACCGTGTCGCCGACCTACGCGGCCGAGATCCAGGGTTCGGAAGCCGGCATGGGCCTCGACGGCCTGTTGCGGCTGCGCTCGAACCGGCTGTCCGGCATCCTCAACGGTGTCGACACCGACGTCTGGAATCCGGCCAACGATGCGTTGATCTCGGCCACTTACGACGTCGAAAGCATCGCAGCCCGCACCCGCAACAAAAAGGTGCTGCAAGCGCGGTTCGGTCTCAAGCCCGAGCCGGGCGCGCTGCTGTACGGCGTGATCAGCCGGCTGTCGTGGCAGAAGGGGCTCGACCTGTTGCTCGAAGCCCTGCCGCAATTGATCGGCGGTGGTGCCCAGCTCGCCCTGCTCGGCTCCGGCGATGCCGAGCTCGAGCAGGCCTACGCGGCCGCCGCCCGGAAATATCCCGGCCAGGTCGGCGCGGTGATCGGCTATGACGAAGGGCTGGCGCATCAGGTCCAGGCCGGTGCCGACGCGCTGCTGGTGCCGTCGCGGTTTGAACCCTGCGGCCTGACGCAGCTCTGCGCCTTGCGCTATGGCGCGGTGCCGGTGGTGGCGCGGGTCGGCGGTCTCGCCGACACGGTGGTCGACGCCAACGAGATGGCGACCGCCACCGGCGTCGCGACCGGCGTCCAGTTCGCACCGGTGACGACCGACGCGCTGATCAAGGCGTTCGGCAAAACCCGCGCGCTGTTCGCCGACGTCGTCGCCTGGCGCAATCTGCAGATCAACGGCATGACCACCGACGTGTCGTGGAAGAACCCGGCGCAGCACTACGCAAAGCTGTATCGCGATCTGGTGGCGGAGCGCTGA
- the glgC gene encoding glucose-1-phosphate adenylyltransferase yields the protein MSQGVTAPFARHAMAYVLAGGRGSRLMELTDWRAKPAVYFGGKSRIIDFALSNALNSGIRRIAVATQYKAHSLIRHLQRGWNFFRPERNESFDILPASQRVSEEMWYRGTADAVYQNIDIIESYDPKFIVLLAGDHVYKMDYEKMLQQHVEQGADVTVGCLEVPRAEATAFGVMHIDESDRIMSFLEKPADPPAMPGKADKSLVSMGIYVFETKFLLDELRRDAADPNSTHDFGKDIIPYIVKHGKAVAHHFDKSCRRSSSEAISYWRDVGTVDAYWAANIDLTDIVPELDLYDREWPIWTYGEITPPAKFVHDKEGRRGEAVSSLVSGGCIISGASLRHSLLFTGVRVHSFSHVENTVVLPYADIGRSCRLKNVVIDAEVKLPVGLVVGEDPELDAKRFRRTENGICLITRAMIEKLDA from the coding sequence ATGAGTCAAGGTGTCACCGCTCCGTTCGCCCGTCATGCGATGGCTTACGTGCTGGCGGGAGGACGCGGCAGCCGGCTGATGGAGCTGACCGACTGGCGCGCCAAACCGGCGGTGTATTTCGGCGGCAAGTCCCGCATCATCGATTTCGCGCTGTCGAATGCGCTGAACTCCGGCATCCGCCGCATCGCAGTGGCGACGCAGTATAAGGCTCACAGCCTGATTAGGCATCTGCAGCGCGGCTGGAACTTCTTCCGCCCGGAGCGCAATGAGAGCTTCGACATTCTGCCGGCGAGCCAGCGCGTCTCGGAAGAGATGTGGTACCGGGGCACGGCCGACGCCGTCTACCAGAACATCGACATCATCGAGAGCTACGATCCGAAATTTATCGTCCTGCTCGCGGGCGATCACGTCTACAAGATGGACTACGAGAAGATGCTGCAGCAGCACGTCGAGCAGGGTGCCGACGTCACGGTCGGCTGCCTCGAAGTGCCGCGGGCTGAAGCCACCGCGTTCGGCGTGATGCATATCGACGAGAGCGATCGCATCATGTCGTTCCTGGAAAAGCCGGCCGATCCGCCGGCGATGCCCGGCAAGGCCGACAAGTCACTGGTCAGCATGGGCATCTACGTCTTCGAGACGAAATTTCTGCTCGACGAGCTGCGCCGCGACGCCGCCGATCCGAATTCGACGCACGATTTCGGCAAGGACATCATCCCCTACATCGTCAAGCACGGCAAAGCGGTGGCGCATCACTTCGACAAGTCGTGCCGCCGGTCGAGCTCCGAAGCGATCAGCTATTGGCGTGACGTCGGCACGGTCGATGCCTATTGGGCCGCCAATATCGATCTCACCGACATCGTGCCGGAGCTCGACCTCTACGACCGCGAATGGCCGATCTGGACCTATGGCGAGATCACGCCGCCGGCGAAATTCGTCCACGACAAGGAAGGCCGCCGCGGCGAAGCGGTGTCGTCGCTGGTGTCCGGCGGCTGCATCATCTCGGGTGCATCATTGCGACATTCGCTGCTGTTCACCGGCGTCCGCGTGCACTCGTTCTCGCATGTCGAGAACACCGTGGTGCTGCCTTACGCCGACATCGGCCGCTCGTGCCGGCTGAAGAACGTGGTGATCGATGCCGAGGTCAAGCTGCCGGTCGGTCTGGTGGTCGGTGAAGATCCGGAGCTCGATGCCAAGCGGTTCAGGCGCACCGAAAACGGCATCTGTCTGATTACCCGCGCGATGATCGAGAAGCTCGACGCATGA
- a CDS encoding universal stress protein yields MIKDLIVNLERSKERQQITEIAIGLARMFDAHVAGCCFAYDSLPSFTMPDFPSDVLSKMLAASEEAAAAAVAQFEAACKREGVSAEHHLLETAYGTSGRFPKMARRFDLSVIMQSDAENGDNDILIEQVLFDSGRPLLILPYIQKNPIKLDRVICGWDGSRAATRAINDAKPFLRRAGQVELVIVRDHKVRDPNELRGIEIANHLARHDVKVDIKTITAPDIGVAATILSHAADTSTDLLVMGGYGHSRLREFVLGGVTREMLASMTVPVLMSH; encoded by the coding sequence ATGATCAAGGATCTCATCGTCAATCTTGAACGTAGCAAGGAGCGCCAGCAGATCACCGAGATTGCGATCGGCCTCGCCCGGATGTTCGACGCCCATGTGGCCGGCTGCTGCTTCGCCTATGATTCGCTGCCGAGCTTCACCATGCCGGACTTCCCGTCCGATGTGCTCAGCAAGATGTTGGCGGCGAGCGAAGAAGCGGCGGCCGCGGCGGTCGCGCAGTTCGAAGCCGCGTGCAAGCGCGAGGGCGTGTCCGCCGAGCATCATCTGCTCGAGACCGCCTACGGCACCTCGGGACGTTTCCCGAAGATGGCGCGACGGTTCGATCTGTCGGTGATCATGCAGTCCGACGCGGAGAACGGCGACAACGACATCCTGATCGAGCAGGTGCTGTTCGACTCGGGGCGTCCGCTGCTGATCCTGCCCTACATCCAGAAGAACCCGATCAAGCTCGACCGCGTAATCTGCGGCTGGGACGGCAGCCGCGCCGCGACCCGCGCCATCAACGACGCCAAGCCGTTCCTGCGCCGCGCCGGCCAGGTCGAACTGGTGATCGTGCGCGACCACAAGGTACGCGACCCCAACGAGCTGCGCGGCATCGAGATCGCCAATCATCTGGCGCGGCACGACGTCAAGGTCGACATCAAGACCATCACGGCGCCGGACATCGGCGTCGCCGCCACCATCCTGTCGCACGCCGCTGACACCTCCACCGATCTTCTGGTGATGGGTGGTTACGGCCACTCCCGCCTGCGCGAATTCGTGCTCGGCGGCGTCACCCGCGAGATGCTGGCCTCGATGACCGTCCCGGTGCTGATGTCGCATTGA
- the radC gene encoding RadC family protein translates to MDDAERSPQPGFAEAPHYHGHRERLRERFREAGADALSDYELLELVLFRALPRRDVKPLAKALIARFGSFAEAVHAPAERLREVSGLGEAAIIEVKLIAAAAARVTKGQVKQRTVLSSWSAVIDYCRTTMAFADKEQFRILFLDKRNQLIADELQQVGTVDHTPVYPREIVKRGLELSATAVIMVHNHPSGDPTPSQADIQMTKSIVAIAEPLGIAVHDHIIVGKNGHASLKGLKLI, encoded by the coding sequence ATGGACGACGCCGAGCGATCGCCGCAACCGGGATTTGCCGAAGCGCCGCACTATCACGGCCATCGCGAACGGCTGCGGGAGCGGTTTCGCGAGGCCGGGGCCGACGCGCTGTCCGACTACGAGCTGCTCGAACTGGTGCTGTTTCGGGCGCTGCCGCGCCGGGACGTCAAGCCGCTGGCGAAGGCGCTGATCGCCAGGTTCGGCTCGTTCGCCGAGGCGGTGCACGCCCCGGCCGAACGGCTGCGCGAGGTCAGCGGGCTGGGCGAGGCGGCCATCATCGAGGTCAAGCTGATTGCCGCGGCTGCCGCGCGGGTGACCAAGGGGCAGGTGAAGCAGCGTACCGTGCTGTCGTCGTGGTCGGCGGTGATCGACTACTGCCGCACCACCATGGCGTTCGCCGACAAGGAGCAGTTCCGGATCCTGTTTCTCGACAAGCGCAACCAACTGATCGCCGACGAGCTGCAACAGGTCGGCACCGTCGACCACACGCCGGTGTACCCGCGTGAGATCGTCAAACGCGGCCTCGAATTGTCGGCCACCGCGGTGATCATGGTGCACAACCACCCGTCCGGCGATCCGACGCCGTCGCAGGCCGACATCCAGATGACCAAGTCGATCGTGGCGATCGCCGAGCCGCTCGGCATCGCGGTGCACGACCACATCATCGTCGGCAAGAACGGCCACGCCAGCCTGAAGGGGCTGAAGCTGATTTGA
- a CDS encoding Ku protein, with protein MAPRANWKGFLRLSLVTCPVALYPATSDSEKISFNQINRATGHRIKYLKVDAETGDEVPADEIMKGYKVDTDSYIEITRDELDNIALESTRTIEIDQFVPRPEIDDLYLVRPYYLVPDGKVGHDAYAVIRETIRSMDKVALARVVLTNREHVIALEARDNGLVGMLLRYPYEVRDAGDYFDDIQDVKITKDMLDLAKHIVEQKSGHFQPDLFEDHYESALTELINSKMAGQPIRPQARPRGDNVVDLMDALRRSLGNAKSAPAAAPKSSAADKPAAPKPAKAKKRKTAAGQKEMLLPISGQGAGKAKDEPAKGKKPARSVAGSKARKAG; from the coding sequence ATGGCCCCTCGCGCCAACTGGAAGGGCTTTCTCAGGTTGTCTCTGGTGACCTGCCCGGTAGCGCTCTACCCGGCCACCTCGGATTCCGAGAAGATCAGCTTCAACCAGATCAACCGCGCCACCGGGCATCGGATCAAATACCTGAAGGTCGATGCCGAGACCGGCGACGAGGTGCCGGCCGACGAAATCATGAAGGGCTACAAGGTCGATACCGACAGCTACATCGAAATCACCAGGGACGAGCTCGACAACATCGCGCTGGAATCCACCCGCACCATCGAAATCGATCAGTTCGTGCCGCGACCCGAGATCGACGATCTGTATCTGGTCCGCCCGTATTACCTGGTACCGGACGGCAAGGTCGGTCACGATGCCTATGCGGTGATCCGCGAGACCATCCGCAGCATGGACAAGGTGGCGCTGGCGCGGGTGGTGCTGACCAATCGCGAGCACGTCATCGCGTTGGAAGCGCGCGACAACGGCCTGGTCGGAATGCTGCTGCGCTATCCCTACGAGGTGCGCGACGCCGGCGATTATTTCGACGACATCCAGGACGTGAAGATCACCAAGGACATGCTCGACCTCGCCAAGCACATCGTCGAGCAGAAGTCCGGCCACTTCCAGCCGGATCTGTTCGAAGATCACTACGAAAGCGCCCTCACCGAACTGATCAACAGCAAGATGGCCGGACAGCCGATCAGGCCGCAGGCCCGGCCGCGCGGCGACAACGTCGTCGACCTGATGGACGCGCTGCGCCGAAGCCTCGGCAACGCGAAGTCGGCGCCGGCTGCTGCGCCCAAGAGCTCGGCTGCGGACAAACCCGCCGCCCCGAAACCTGCGAAGGCCAAGAAGCGCAAGACGGCAGCCGGCCAAAAGGAAATGCTGCTGCCGATCTCCGGCCAGGGTGCCGGCAAAGCGAAGGACGAGCCGGCGAAGGGAAAGAAGCCGGCGCGGAGCGTGGCGGGTAGTAAGGCCCGGAAGGCCGGTTAG
- a CDS encoding FdhF/YdeP family oxidoreductase, with protein MSQDESRLHDTDIPDRPDRTVAYDGPAGGWGSLQGISRIFGKEWSSPAAIETLMRQNKPKGFMCVSCSWAKPADYHTFEFCENGAKATLWELTSARCTPEFFAEHSVTELRGWSDYDLEMQGRLTHPMRYDAATDHYVACEWDEAFQAIGEHLRSLDPKSVVFYASGRASLETSYLYALFARLYGTNNLPDSSNMCHETTSVALKKLLGVGVGTVVFDDLSNCDAMFFFGQNTGSNSPRFLHPLQEAAKRGVEIVTFNPVREKGLESFVNPQNPAEMLTGRETRISSQYHQVKAGGDVAVLIGLCKHVFARDDEAKREGRRVLDVDFIEAHTHGLDEFETKVRATSWEEIERESGLSRAAIAAAGDVYVKADRVIGIYGMGLTQHAHGFLNVAMFVNLLLLKGNIGRDGTGISPVRGHSNVQGQRTVGISEKPELVPLDKMAEQFGFTPPRDKGMNTVEACHGILEGKVGAFIGLGGNFVRAIPERDAMEAAWTRMQLTVQIATKLNRSHLINGKSAYLLPCLGRTEQDVQANGPQAVTMEDTFSHIQGSIGLRKPASEHLKSELAIVAGIAKATLPGNPKLKWDDWVGDYGLVRDLIEESYPEMFGDFNARMFTPGGFYKGNAARERIWKTESGKAEFTTPDRLNSIGFDDAPGRYRLITMRSNDQFNTTVYGMSDRLRGIEGRRDVLLINPDEMARAGLTEGQTVWLEGDAGDGVHREAGPLVVTPFKLPDGCLGAYYPEMNPLIPVWHHDGPSKTPAAKSVPVRIRI; from the coding sequence ATGTCCCAAGACGAGTCCCGACTTCACGACACCGACATCCCCGATCGCCCCGACCGCACGGTTGCGTATGACGGCCCGGCCGGCGGCTGGGGCTCGCTGCAGGGGATCAGCCGGATCTTCGGCAAGGAGTGGAGTTCGCCGGCCGCGATCGAAACCCTGATGCGCCAGAACAAGCCGAAAGGCTTCATGTGCGTGTCGTGCTCCTGGGCCAAACCTGCCGACTATCATACCTTCGAATTCTGCGAGAACGGCGCCAAGGCGACGCTGTGGGAGCTGACCAGCGCACGCTGCACGCCGGAGTTTTTCGCCGAGCACAGCGTCACCGAGCTGCGCGGCTGGTCCGACTACGACCTCGAAATGCAGGGCCGGCTCACCCACCCGATGCGCTACGACGCCGCGACCGATCACTACGTGGCGTGCGAGTGGGACGAGGCGTTTCAGGCGATCGGAGAGCATCTGCGCTCGCTCGATCCGAAATCGGTGGTGTTCTACGCCTCCGGCCGGGCCAGCCTCGAGACGTCGTATCTCTACGCGCTGTTCGCGCGGCTGTACGGCACCAACAACCTGCCCGACAGCTCCAACATGTGCCACGAGACCACCTCGGTGGCGCTGAAAAAGCTGCTCGGCGTCGGCGTGGGCACGGTGGTGTTCGACGATCTGTCGAACTGCGATGCGATGTTCTTCTTCGGCCAGAACACCGGCTCGAACAGCCCGCGTTTTCTGCATCCGCTGCAGGAGGCGGCCAAGCGCGGCGTCGAGATCGTGACCTTCAATCCGGTGCGCGAAAAGGGCCTCGAAAGCTTCGTCAATCCGCAGAATCCGGCCGAGATGCTGACGGGACGCGAGACCCGCATCAGCAGCCAGTATCACCAGGTCAAGGCCGGTGGCGATGTCGCGGTGCTGATCGGGCTGTGCAAGCACGTGTTCGCGCGCGACGACGAGGCCAAGCGCGAGGGCCGCCGCGTGCTCGACGTCGATTTCATCGAAGCGCACACCCATGGGCTCGACGAATTCGAGACCAAGGTGCGCGCCACCTCGTGGGAGGAGATCGAGCGCGAGTCCGGTCTCAGCCGCGCGGCGATCGCAGCGGCCGGCGACGTCTATGTGAAGGCCGATCGGGTGATCGGCATCTACGGCATGGGGCTGACCCAGCACGCCCACGGCTTCCTCAACGTGGCGATGTTCGTCAATCTGCTGCTGCTGAAGGGCAACATCGGCCGCGACGGAACCGGAATCTCGCCGGTGCGCGGTCATTCCAACGTGCAGGGCCAGCGCACCGTCGGCATTTCCGAAAAGCCTGAGCTGGTGCCGCTGGACAAGATGGCCGAGCAGTTCGGTTTCACGCCGCCGCGCGACAAGGGCATGAACACGGTCGAAGCCTGCCACGGCATTCTGGAGGGCAAGGTCGGCGCGTTCATCGGCCTCGGCGGCAACTTCGTCCGCGCCATCCCCGAGCGCGACGCGATGGAAGCCGCCTGGACGCGGATGCAGCTCACCGTGCAGATCGCCACCAAGCTGAATCGCAGCCATCTCATCAACGGCAAGTCCGCCTACCTGCTGCCCTGCCTCGGCCGCACCGAACAGGACGTCCAGGCCAACGGCCCGCAGGCCGTGACGATGGAAGATACCTTCAGCCACATCCAGGGCTCGATCGGGCTGCGCAAGCCCGCGAGCGAACATCTCAAGTCGGAGCTTGCGATCGTCGCCGGCATCGCCAAGGCGACGCTGCCGGGCAACCCGAAGCTGAAATGGGACGACTGGGTCGGCGACTATGGCCTCGTCCGCGACCTGATCGAGGAGAGCTACCCGGAGATGTTCGGCGACTTCAACGCGCGGATGTTCACGCCCGGCGGTTTCTACAAGGGCAACGCGGCGCGCGAGCGGATCTGGAAGACCGAGAGCGGCAAGGCGGAGTTTACCACGCCGGACCGGCTGAATTCGATCGGCTTCGACGATGCGCCCGGCCGCTACCGGCTGATCACGATGCGCTCCAACGACCAGTTCAACACCACGGTCTACGGCATGAGCGACCGGCTGCGCGGCATCGAGGGTCGCCGTGACGTGCTGTTGATCAACCCGGACGAGATGGCGAGGGCCGGTCTGACCGAAGGCCAGACGGTTTGGCTCGAAGGTGACGCCGGCGATGGCGTGCATCGCGAGGCCGGGCCGCTTGTCGTGACGCCGTTCAAGCTGCCTGACGGCTGCTTAGGGGCCTATTATCCGGAGATGAACCCGCTGATCCCGGTGTGGCACCATGACGGTCCGTCAAAGACTCCGGCGGCGAAATCGGTGCCGGTGCGGATCAGGATCTGA
- a CDS encoding alpha-glucosidase/alpha-galactosidase translates to MPRTTKIVFLGASSASFGLSMFRDLFASPVLAGSTLTLVGRNPATLGRMTELAKLLNARSGAGLVIEHTTDRRAALDGAGFVINATAIDRNRLWKQDFEVPKKHGIRHTLGENGGPGGLFFTLRTLPLVFDFIRDIEELCPNALFLNYSNPESRIILALGRYTKVRHIGLCHGIFMGRDAIAYIMQMPREEIEVWGAGLNHFQCLMQIRHRDTGEDLYPRFRAAEQSFDPDAWRFTRRLYRAFGYWLTCSDDHLGEYLPYGWEAGENGYDFDQDERWRGEFLNQLDGVLGGTMPIPQWWTEPSGERGAAVIAAMLHDQKRFIESGIVLNRGVIPNLPAELAVEVPVTVDAAGVHPVSLGPLPDPIAKLMLMQASVQQLAVEAAVHASKELALQALLIDPVINSAVAAEKILDELWEINRPYIRKCV, encoded by the coding sequence ATGCCCAGGACCACCAAGATCGTCTTCCTCGGCGCTTCCAGTGCGTCGTTCGGTCTCAGCATGTTTCGTGACCTGTTCGCATCGCCGGTGCTGGCCGGTTCGACGCTGACGCTGGTCGGACGCAATCCCGCAACGCTCGGCCGAATGACGGAGCTGGCAAAACTCCTGAATGCGCGATCCGGCGCCGGACTGGTGATCGAACACACCACCGACCGCCGCGCCGCGCTGGATGGCGCCGGCTTCGTCATCAACGCCACTGCGATCGATCGCAACCGGCTCTGGAAGCAGGATTTCGAGGTGCCGAAGAAGCACGGCATCCGTCACACCCTCGGCGAGAACGGTGGCCCCGGCGGATTGTTCTTCACGCTGCGCACGCTGCCGCTGGTGTTCGACTTCATCCGCGACATCGAGGAGCTGTGCCCCAACGCGCTGTTCCTCAACTACTCCAATCCGGAGAGCCGGATCATTCTGGCGCTCGGCCGCTACACCAAGGTGCGCCACATCGGGCTGTGCCACGGCATCTTCATGGGCCGCGACGCGATCGCCTACATCATGCAGATGCCACGCGAAGAGATCGAAGTCTGGGGCGCCGGGCTCAATCACTTCCAGTGCCTGATGCAGATCCGCCATCGCGACACCGGCGAGGACCTGTATCCGCGGTTTCGCGCCGCCGAGCAGAGCTTCGATCCGGATGCCTGGCGGTTCACGCGGCGGCTGTATCGCGCCTTCGGCTACTGGCTGACCTGCAGCGACGATCATCTCGGCGAGTATCTGCCATACGGCTGGGAAGCCGGCGAGAACGGCTACGATTTCGACCAGGACGAACGCTGGCGCGGCGAATTTCTAAATCAGCTCGACGGCGTGCTGGGCGGCACCATGCCGATCCCGCAATGGTGGACCGAGCCGTCCGGCGAACGCGGCGCGGCGGTGATCGCCGCGATGCTGCACGACCAGAAGCGCTTCATCGAATCCGGCATCGTGCTCAATCGCGGCGTGATCCCCAACCTGCCGGCGGAGCTCGCCGTCGAAGTCCCGGTGACGGTGGACGCGGCCGGCGTGCACCCGGTGTCGCTCGGCCCGCTGCCCGACCCGATCGCCAAGCTGATGCTGATGCAGGCCAGCGTCCAGCAACTCGCCGTCGAAGCCGCAGTGCACGCGTCCAAAGAGCTGGCGCTGCAGGCGCTGCTGATCGACCCGGTGATCAACTCGGCAGTCGCGGCGGAGAAGATCCTCGACGAGCTGTGGGAGATCAATCGGCCCTACATTCGAAAGTGTGTGTAG